A portion of the Rhinolophus sinicus isolate RSC01 linkage group LG03, ASM3656204v1, whole genome shotgun sequence genome contains these proteins:
- the POC5 gene encoding centrosomal protein POC5 — translation MDFFSSNLLGDSSSPESNFSQAGVHEIVMGDFLISNENLQKVENVLDLWSSGLKTNIISELTKWRLNFIDWHHMEMKKEKEKHAAHLKQLCNQINSLKELQKAYEISIGRKDEVISSLSHAIGKQKERIELMRTFFHWRIGHVKSRQDVYEGKLADQYFQRTLLKKVWKGWRSIVQKQWKDVVERACQARAEEVCVQISNDYETKIAVLSGALENAKAEIQRMQHEKEHFEDSMKKAFMRGVCALNLEAMTIFQNRNDTGIDFTNNKKDEHGSGVQGKEHSAHLDPSATPGPSSVAPALSTSGAAVGVTNAAIFPSAASVTSAGAASTSAHLPVSAPLAAGSSATAAPEETYVPRVVTSAQQKAGRTITARITGRCDFAAKNRISSSLAIMGVSPPMSSVVVEKHHPVTVQTIPQAVAAKYPRTIHPETTTSASRSLGTRSAHTQPPTNIHSIKVVD, via the exons ATGGATTTTTTCAGTTCAAATCTTTTAGGCGACTCTTCCTCACCAGAGTCTAATTTTAGCCAGGCCGGTGTCCATGAAATAGTTATGggtgattttcttatttctaatgaAAACCTTCAGAAGGTGGAAAATGTACTTGATCTTTGGAGTTCAGGTCTTAAG acaaACATCATATCTGAACTAACTAAATGGAGACTTAATTTTATTGATTGGCAccacatggaaatgaaaaaagagaaagaaaaacatgcagCACATTTAAAACAACTGTGTAACCAGATCAACAGCTTGAAGGAGCTGCAAAAAGCCTATGAAATCTCCATTGGGAGAAAAGATGAG GTGATTTCTAGCTTGTCTCATGCTATAGGCAAGCAAAAGGAAAGGATAGAATTGATGAGAACATTCTTCCACTGGCGAATTGGCCATGTCAAATCCAGACAGGAC gtTTATGAAGGTAAACTAGCTGACCAGTACTTCCAGAGAACTTTACTGAAGAAAGTCTGGAAAGGTTGGCGTTCCATAGTACAAAAGCAGTGGAAAGATGTGGTGGAACGAGCTTGTCAAGCAAGAGCTGAGGAAGTTTGTGTCCAGATTTCCAATGATTATGAAACCAAAATTGCTGTG TTATCTGGTgctttagaaaatgcaaaagctGAGATCCAAAGAATGCAGCATGAAAAAGAGCACTTTGAAGATTCCATGAAGAAAGCTTTCatgaggggtgtgtgtgcatTAAATCTTGAAGCCATGACtatatttcaaaacagaaatgataCAG GGATAGActtcacaaataataaaaaggacGAGCATGGTTCTGGTGTTCAAGGAAAAGAACATTCTGCTCATTTGGACCCTTCGGCGACTCCAGGGCCCTCATCAGTTGCACCAGCACTGTCCACATCAGGAGCAGCTGTGGGAGTGACCAATGCTGCTATCTTTCCATCTGCTGCCTCCGTCACTTCTGCAGGGGCTGCTTCCACTTCCGCTCACCTTCCTGTTTCTGCTCCTCTTGCTGCTGGATCTTCAGCTACTGCTGCACCAGAAGAAACG taTGTGCCCAGGGTTGTAACATCTGCACAACAGAAAGCTGGAAGAACAATTACAGCCCGGATCACAGGGAGATGTGATTTTGCTGCAAAAAACAGAATTAGTAGCAGTTTAGCTATAATGGGAGTTTCTCCTCCTATGAGCTCAGTTGTTGTGGAAAAACATCATCCAGTCACAGTG CAAACCATTCCTCAAGCTGTTGCAGCAAAATATCCCCGCACCATTCATCCAGAAACTACTACCTCGGCTTCCAGATCTCTCGGAACCAGATCAGCTCACACCCAGCCTCCCACAAACATTCATTCTATAAAAGTGGTTGACTAA